A region from the Alnus glutinosa chromosome 5, dhAlnGlut1.1, whole genome shotgun sequence genome encodes:
- the LOC133868330 gene encoding G-type lectin S-receptor-like serine/threonine-protein kinase RKS1 isoform X3 encodes MSPEYAMQGLFSVKSDVYSFGVLMLELITGKKNSAFYHDGPSSNLIGHVWDLWREDKAMEIVDSSLGEQYANEVLRCIQIGLLCVQEDATDRPTMSVVVYMLGNHDTHLSYPKQPAFILKSTYKSKDRSISGGASSINEVTFTMINAR; translated from the exons ATGTCACCGGAGTATGCAATGCAAGGGCTATTTTCAGTAAAGTCTGATGTATATAGCTTTGGGGTTTTGATGCTAGAGCTCATTACTGGCAAAAAAAACAGTGCTTTTTATCATGATGGTCCCTCCTCAAACTTGATTGGGCAT GTTTGGGACCTATGGAGAGAAGATAAAGCCATGGAAATAGTTGATTCATCACTGGGTGAACAATATGCTAATGAAGTTTTGAGATGCATTCAAATTGGTCTTTTGTGCGTGCAAGAAGATGCAACAGATAGACCGACCATGTCAGTAGTTGTTTATATGTTGGGTAATCATGACACACATCTTTCTTATCCAAAACAACCTGCATTTATTCTGAAGAGCACTTACAAAAGTAAAGATAGATCAATTAGTGGAGGTGCTAGTTCTATAAATGAAGTAACATTTACTATGATTAATGCTCGCTAA